Proteins co-encoded in one Kribbella solani genomic window:
- a CDS encoding chitinase produces MNPPAHRPQAAVIISLLAVLMAFLVPSSAGAAANLVTNAGFESGTLSGWNCPAGGVTTTAPHSGTYALQATPSGSDIARCSQSIAVQPNTAYTLSAWVKGSNVYLGVDGGPSTWTTSSGWSQLTVPFTTGASATSVTIYVHSWYALPAYQADDVVLDGPGGTPDTTAPSTPGGLAVGSPTSNSLKLSWSAASDANGIDHYDVVRGTGAAQSVGNVASWTATGLAAATTYSFKVRACDPSGNCSPYGAAASGTTSDGGTNPPAGNLPAHVLTGYWQNFNNGATVQKISDVPAAYDVIAVAFADADAAKPGGITFNLDSAGLGGYTVAQFKADIAAKQAAGKKVILSVGGQNGTISVADPTAAANFASSALSVLRAYGFDGIDIDLENGVNAQYMGQALHSLQSQFGSGLVVTMAPQTIDMQSTSAEYFKLALAIKDILTIVNVQYYNSGSMNGCDGQVYSQGSVDFITAQACLMLQGGLRPDQVGLGLPASSRAAGSGYVAPSVVNNALDCLTKGTSCGNYKPSTPWPSLRGAMTWSTNWDATNGNQFATQVGGHVHALP; encoded by the coding sequence ATGAACCCGCCTGCACACCGCCCCCAGGCAGCGGTCATCATCAGCCTGCTCGCCGTACTCATGGCCTTCCTGGTCCCCAGTTCCGCCGGCGCGGCCGCCAATCTCGTCACGAACGCCGGCTTCGAGTCCGGCACGCTCAGCGGCTGGAACTGTCCGGCCGGCGGGGTGACGACAACCGCTCCCCACTCCGGCACCTATGCCCTTCAGGCCACCCCCAGCGGCAGCGATATCGCTAGGTGCTCCCAATCAATTGCGGTCCAGCCCAATACGGCGTACACGTTGTCCGCCTGGGTGAAAGGGTCGAACGTTTATCTCGGAGTAGACGGCGGCCCTAGTACCTGGACGACCAGCTCCGGCTGGAGTCAGCTGACTGTTCCATTCACCACTGGTGCGTCAGCGACTTCGGTGACGATCTATGTCCACAGCTGGTACGCGCTACCGGCGTACCAAGCTGACGATGTCGTGCTGGACGGTCCGGGTGGGACACCGGACACCACAGCGCCGTCTACGCCTGGTGGTCTGGCTGTTGGCAGTCCTACCTCGAACTCACTGAAGCTGAGCTGGTCAGCCGCGTCAGACGCGAACGGCATCGACCACTACGACGTGGTCCGAGGTACGGGCGCGGCGCAGAGCGTCGGCAACGTGGCCAGCTGGACCGCAACCGGGCTGGCTGCTGCCACCACGTACTCATTCAAGGTCCGGGCGTGTGATCCGAGTGGCAACTGCTCGCCGTACGGCGCGGCTGCGTCCGGCACTACCTCTGACGGCGGTACGAATCCACCTGCAGGCAATCTGCCGGCGCATGTGCTTACCGGCTACTGGCAGAACTTCAACAACGGCGCGACGGTGCAGAAGATCTCTGACGTACCGGCCGCGTACGACGTCATCGCGGTCGCCTTTGCGGACGCGGATGCGGCCAAGCCGGGTGGCATCACGTTCAACCTGGACAGTGCTGGGCTGGGCGGATACACCGTCGCGCAGTTCAAGGCCGACATCGCCGCGAAGCAGGCAGCCGGCAAGAAGGTGATCCTGTCCGTCGGCGGCCAGAACGGCACCATCTCGGTGGCTGATCCAACGGCCGCGGCCAACTTCGCCTCGAGCGCACTGTCGGTGCTGCGCGCGTATGGGTTCGACGGGATCGACATCGACCTGGAGAACGGCGTCAACGCGCAGTACATGGGTCAGGCGCTGCACAGCCTGCAGAGTCAGTTCGGTAGCGGACTGGTGGTGACGATGGCGCCGCAGACGATCGACATGCAGAGTACGTCCGCCGAGTACTTCAAGCTGGCGCTGGCAATCAAGGACATCCTGACCATCGTCAACGTGCAGTACTACAACTCGGGCTCGATGAACGGCTGCGACGGTCAGGTGTACTCGCAGGGGTCGGTCGACTTCATCACCGCGCAGGCCTGCCTGATGCTGCAAGGCGGTCTGCGTCCCGATCAGGTCGGACTCGGTCTGCCTGCGTCGTCCCGTGCAGCCGGCAGTGGGTACGTCGCGCCGTCAGTCGTCAACAACGCGCTGGACTGCCTGACCAAGGGCACTAGCTGCGGCAACTACAAGCCGAGCACTCCGTGGCCATCGCTGCGTGGTGCGATGACGTGGTCGACCAACTGGGACGCAACGAACGGTAACCAGTTCGCGACCCAGGTCGGCGGCCACGTGCATGCACTGCCCTGA